In Streptosporangium album, the following are encoded in one genomic region:
- a CDS encoding S8 family peptidase encodes MNHWSSRLTSAAIGVALTGTLTVGALTGGTAAATGQLRDYLVFYAAGSQARAVAAIKAGGGTALSTEAKLGYVVARGPDTGFAEDLSGNDAVAGVSSNRRIGSVTGFAGSADQVPVSDIREVSSSPGEEPLAGRQWDMKMMGATARGSYATAPGSKKVLVGIIDTGVDGRHPDIAPNFNRELSRNFVTDMPKDSKGKNFDGPCEFEGCKDPVDWDDDGHGTHVASTIGSPVNGLGIAGVAPNVSLVNLRAGQDSGTFFLKPSLDALTYAADAGIDVVNMSYYVDPWLFNCADNPADSKAEQLEQRGVITGMQRALDYAREHGVTLISALGNGMTDLGSPKIDTLSPDYPADSARPRKVDNSCLNIPAESKGVISVSSLGKTGRKAYYSDYGVEQTDLSAPGGDEYDGPGGPDTTRTILAAAPERAMRAQGLVAADGRPTTPSVVRDCHGGTCAYYQYLAGTSMAAPHATGVAAIIISRFGKPGKGGLTMPPAEVERLLYASATRKSCPSPRTYVYRLAGQKIPQTCEGGASRNGFYGRGVVNAARAATIAATH; translated from the coding sequence ATGAATCACTGGAGTAGCCGGCTGACCAGCGCGGCGATCGGGGTGGCCCTGACGGGCACGCTCACGGTGGGCGCCCTGACCGGCGGGACGGCGGCCGCCACCGGGCAGCTCCGTGATTACCTGGTTTTCTACGCCGCGGGCTCCCAGGCCCGGGCGGTCGCCGCGATCAAGGCGGGCGGCGGCACCGCACTGTCCACCGAGGCCAAACTCGGCTACGTCGTCGCCAGGGGCCCGGACACCGGGTTCGCGGAGGACCTCTCCGGCAACGACGCCGTCGCGGGCGTCTCCTCCAACCGCAGGATCGGCTCGGTGACCGGATTCGCCGGCTCCGCGGACCAGGTCCCCGTCTCGGATATTCGGGAAGTCTCCTCCTCTCCCGGTGAGGAGCCGCTGGCCGGGCGGCAGTGGGACATGAAGATGATGGGCGCCACCGCCCGCGGTTCCTACGCCACCGCCCCGGGCAGCAAGAAGGTGCTGGTCGGCATCATCGACACCGGCGTGGACGGGAGGCATCCCGACATCGCCCCCAACTTCAACCGCGAGCTGAGCCGTAACTTCGTGACCGACATGCCCAAGGACTCCAAGGGGAAGAACTTCGACGGCCCCTGCGAGTTCGAGGGGTGCAAGGACCCGGTCGACTGGGACGACGACGGCCACGGCACCCACGTCGCCAGCACGATCGGCTCGCCGGTCAACGGCCTGGGCATCGCCGGCGTCGCCCCGAACGTGTCCCTGGTCAACCTGCGCGCGGGCCAGGACTCCGGCACGTTCTTCCTCAAGCCCAGCCTCGACGCGCTCACCTACGCCGCGGACGCCGGGATCGACGTGGTCAACATGAGCTACTACGTCGATCCCTGGCTCTTCAACTGCGCGGACAACCCGGCCGACTCCAAGGCCGAGCAGCTTGAGCAGCGTGGCGTCATCACCGGCATGCAGCGCGCCCTGGACTACGCCCGCGAGCACGGCGTCACCCTGATCAGCGCCCTCGGCAACGGCATGACCGACCTGGGCAGCCCCAAGATCGACACCCTGAGCCCCGACTACCCGGCAGACTCCGCGCGTCCGCGCAAGGTCGACAACTCCTGCCTCAACATCCCGGCCGAGTCCAAGGGCGTGATCTCGGTGTCGTCCCTCGGCAAGACCGGGCGCAAGGCCTACTACTCCGACTACGGCGTCGAGCAGACGGACCTGTCGGCCCCCGGCGGCGACGAGTATGACGGCCCCGGCGGGCCCGACACCACCAGGACCATCCTGGCCGCCGCTCCCGAGAGGGCGATGCGCGCCCAGGGGCTGGTCGCCGCCGACGGCCGGCCCACGACCCCCTCCGTGGTCCGCGACTGTCACGGCGGCACCTGCGCCTACTACCAGTATCTCGCGGGCACCTCGATGGCCGCCCCGCACGCCACCGGCGTCGCCGCCATCATCATCAGCCGCTTCGGCAAGCCCGGCAAGGGCGGCCTCACCATGCCGCCCGCCGAGGTCGAGCGTCTGCTCTACGCCAGCGCCACCAGGAAGTCCTGCCCCTCGCCGCGCACCTACGTCTACCGTCTCGCGGGCCAGAAGATCCCCCAGACCTGCGAGGGCGGCGCGTCACGCAACGGCTTCTACGGCCGGGGCGTCGTCAACGCGGCCAGGGCGGCCACCATCGCCGCCACCCACTGA
- the pyk gene encoding pyruvate kinase, protein MTRRAKIVCTLGPATSSPERLRELIVAGMDVARFNLSHGSHELHKEVYDRVREAAAELGRGVGVLADLQGPKIRVGTFEEGPVRLGFGDVFTITTEEVPGDREQVSTTYLGLHNDVKPGDSILVDDGRVHLEVTRVDGPRVTTRVIIGGMISDNKGLNLPGVNVSAPALTDKDETDLRWALRTGFDLIALSFVRRPSDADVVRNIMEQEAVRLPLLAKIEKPQAVERLPEIIEAFDGIMVARGDLGVELPLEEVPIVQRRAIELCREKARPVIVATQMLDSMISAPRPTRAEASDVAYAVMDGADAVMLSGETSVGNYPIESVETMSRIATTAEKTSLQATHSLDRLPETTGGAIARAAAEVGAIVGAKALVAFTMSGETARRLARYRSPIPLLAFTSAPHVRNQLALTWGVETFEVPFVHHTDDMVRQVEASLLANARLEKGDKVVIVAGSPPGTAGSTNALRVHTIGAAVSHPA, encoded by the coding sequence GTGACCCGTCGTGCGAAAATCGTCTGTACTCTCGGCCCTGCCACCTCCTCTCCCGAACGCCTCCGCGAGCTCATCGTCGCAGGCATGGACGTGGCCCGTTTCAACCTCAGCCATGGCAGCCACGAGCTGCACAAGGAGGTCTACGACAGGGTGAGGGAGGCCGCCGCCGAACTAGGTCGCGGCGTAGGCGTGCTGGCGGACCTGCAGGGCCCCAAGATCAGGGTGGGCACGTTCGAGGAGGGCCCGGTCCGCCTGGGCTTCGGCGACGTCTTCACCATCACCACCGAAGAGGTCCCCGGCGACCGCGAGCAGGTCTCCACCACCTATCTGGGCCTTCACAACGACGTCAAGCCGGGCGACAGCATCCTCGTCGACGACGGCCGTGTCCACCTGGAGGTGACCAGGGTCGACGGCCCGCGCGTCACCACCCGCGTGATCATCGGCGGCATGATCTCCGACAACAAGGGCCTCAACCTGCCCGGCGTCAACGTCAGCGCGCCCGCTCTCACCGACAAGGACGAGACCGACCTCCGCTGGGCTCTGCGCACCGGCTTCGACCTCATCGCGCTCTCCTTCGTCCGCCGCCCGTCCGACGCCGACGTGGTGCGCAACATCATGGAGCAGGAGGCCGTCCGCCTCCCGCTGCTCGCCAAGATCGAGAAGCCGCAGGCCGTGGAGCGCCTCCCCGAGATCATCGAGGCCTTCGACGGCATCATGGTCGCCCGCGGCGACCTCGGTGTCGAGCTGCCTCTCGAAGAGGTGCCGATCGTGCAGCGGCGGGCCATCGAGCTCTGCCGTGAGAAGGCCCGCCCGGTCATCGTCGCCACCCAGATGCTCGACTCGATGATCAGCGCCCCCCGTCCCACCCGCGCCGAGGCCTCCGACGTCGCCTACGCGGTCATGGACGGCGCCGACGCGGTCATGCTGTCCGGGGAGACCTCGGTCGGCAACTACCCCATCGAGTCCGTGGAGACGATGAGCCGCATCGCGACCACCGCGGAGAAGACCTCGCTGCAGGCCACCCACAGCCTCGACCGGCTGCCGGAGACCACCGGCGGGGCCATCGCCCGTGCCGCGGCCGAGGTGGGCGCCATCGTCGGCGCCAAGGCCCTGGTCGCGTTCACCATGTCCGGGGAGACCGCCCGCCGCCTGGCGCGCTACCGGTCGCCGATCCCGCTGCTGGCCTTCACCTCCGCCCCGCACGTCCGCAACCAGCTCGCGCTGACCTGGGGCGTGGAGACCTTCGAGGTGCCGTTCGTCCACCACACCGACGACATGGTCCGCCAGGTCGAGGCGTCCCTGCTGGCCAACGCGCGCCTGGAGAAGGGCGACAAGGTGGTCATCGTCGCCGGTTCGCCTCCCGGAACGGCCGGCTCCACCAACGCCCTGCGCGTCCACACCATCGGTGCGGCCGTCTCGCACCCGGCCTGA
- a CDS encoding condensation domain-containing protein, translated as MRALGAVPYSFWVLEHLAGTSGVSNLAVAFRTREPLRSFPLRNAVNRLLKRHPALRLRFPEVDGAPVRHLTAPQDAQITLVNGQTTEETLVADLQAFLDGPFDLARDLLFRAAHFTLPDGAGSVVCLVGHHIVIDATSMQFLVEELGGFYDAQTGQDPLPAALVGGGRADEAGTGQAAHRSAHHRQHRVDQCLPAGPARSRRRSRAGGRGAGLHQDGRDARPRRVRREHADASVEAVLVARGHGTGDWRVPLFRHMFNYRPWTDKQVRIRGAVPEYVEDLFDRGRLDLQCIAVQEPDRLTVRVWHSTEVHDEAEIAAFVARMTSLLRQAAEDADRPQRELEAFSPADRELLGRLNDTGRRWSGPPTLPERVAAHRGTAVRDGDRVVTYDELLASAAAVKAAAVIVHDDRMTAFVPPTHLPDEEAGAAAREELWRYARSRLPDYAVPSGIVLVERLPTTANGKIDYRGLAVPEDDLAPESVAVPGPELAGGVLRLWREALGRPGPGEHDNFFLNGGHSVLAVRLIAPLEELAGRPVTVRAVFDHPIPAELAAFLTEAGETAEGADR; from the coding sequence ATGCGGGCGCTGGGAGCCGTGCCCTACTCGTTCTGGGTGCTGGAGCACCTGGCGGGGACGAGCGGGGTGTCCAATCTGGCGGTGGCGTTCAGAACCCGCGAGCCGCTGCGCTCGTTCCCCCTGCGGAACGCGGTGAACCGCCTCCTCAAGCGGCATCCCGCGCTGCGCCTGAGGTTCCCGGAGGTGGACGGGGCGCCCGTCCGGCATCTCACCGCCCCGCAGGACGCGCAGATCACGCTGGTGAACGGGCAGACCACGGAGGAGACGCTGGTCGCCGACCTTCAGGCGTTCCTGGACGGGCCCTTCGACCTGGCCCGTGATCTGCTGTTCCGGGCGGCCCACTTCACGCTGCCGGACGGGGCGGGCAGCGTGGTCTGCCTGGTCGGCCATCACATCGTCATCGACGCGACGTCGATGCAGTTCCTGGTGGAGGAGCTGGGCGGCTTCTACGACGCGCAGACGGGCCAGGACCCGCTGCCCGCCGCGCTCGTGGGAGGTGGACGCGCCGACGAGGCAGGCACTGGACAGGCTGCGCACCGGTCTGCGCACCACCGACAACATCGTGTTGACCAGTGCCTTCCTGCTGGCCCTGCGCGGTCACGGCGCCGGTCCCGAGCTGGTGGCCGGGGTGCCGGTCTCCACCAGGACGGCCGCGATGCGCGGCCACGTCGGGTACGGCGTGAGCACGCCGACGCGTCGGTGGAGGCCGTGCTGGTCGCGCGTGGCCACGGCACCGGGGACTGGCGGGTGCCGCTCTTCCGGCACATGTTCAACTACCGGCCGTGGACCGACAAGCAGGTCCGCATCCGCGGTGCCGTGCCCGAGTACGTCGAGGACCTGTTCGACCGCGGCCGCCTGGATCTGCAGTGCATCGCCGTACAGGAACCGGACCGGCTGACGGTCCGGGTCTGGCACAGCACGGAGGTCCACGACGAGGCGGAGATCGCCGCGTTCGTCGCCCGGATGACCTCGCTGCTCCGGCAGGCGGCCGAGGACGCCGACCGGCCGCAGCGTGAGCTGGAGGCGTTCTCCCCGGCGGACCGGGAGCTGCTCGGCCGGTTGAACGACACCGGCCGCCGGTGGAGCGGCCCGCCCACGTTGCCGGAGCGGGTCGCCGCCCACCGGGGTACGGCGGTCCGTGACGGCGACCGGGTGGTCACCTACGACGAGCTGCTGGCCTCCGCGGCGGCGGTCAAGGCCGCGGCGGTCATCGTCCACGACGACAGGATGACGGCGTTCGTGCCGCCCACGCACCTGCCCGATGAGGAGGCGGGAGCCGCCGCGCGGGAGGAGCTGTGGCGCTACGCCAGGTCCCGGCTGCCGGACTACGCGGTCCCCTCGGGGATCGTGCTCGTCGAGCGTCTCCCGACGACCGCCAACGGAAAGATCGACTACCGGGGGCTGGCCGTACCCGAGGACGACCTTGCGCCGGAGTCTGTGGCCGTGCCCGGTCCGGAGCTCGCCGGGGGTGTCCTGCGACTGTGGCGGGAGGCGCTGGGACGCCCGGGACCGGGCGAACACGACAACTTCTTCCTCAACGGAGGTCATTCGGTGCTCGCCGTACGGCTGATCGCGCCGCTGGAGGAGCTCGCCGGGCGGCCGGTCACCGTGCGGGCCGTCTTCGACCACCCGATCCCGGCCGAGCTGGCGGCGTTCCTCACGGAGGCCGGAGAGACCGCGGAAGGGGCAGACCGTTGA
- a CDS encoding thioesterase II family protein — MSASWFVPVGERAEGRFRLYVFPNAGGGPASLTDLAARFPPEVEVWAVNLPGRQARLAEPPLTDLDALVDLLAGDLLATARRPYALFGYCSGALLAYLVCRRLAELSPATDPGAPPGPERLLVGSFAAPDVVLLLRRLPSLPSWLFWEQLIELGGVPAEVAEREVLRPVLEPALRADFGMLAGYRHRPGPPLPTPITVLYGRRDGSVSRGGLLGWRRQSVSRPSLRELDASHWLAEEAPDRLAAVIAEEIGCAWATA; from the coding sequence TTGAGCGCGTCGTGGTTCGTGCCGGTGGGGGAGCGGGCCGAGGGCCGTTTCCGGCTCTACGTCTTCCCGAACGCGGGCGGGGGCCCCGCGTCCCTCACCGACCTGGCCGCGAGATTCCCTCCCGAGGTCGAGGTGTGGGCGGTGAACCTGCCGGGCAGGCAGGCCCGGCTGGCCGAGCCGCCGCTGACCGACCTGGACGCGCTGGTCGACCTGCTGGCCGGCGACCTGCTGGCGACCGCACGCCGGCCGTACGCGCTGTTCGGCTACTGCAGCGGCGCGCTCCTGGCCTATCTGGTCTGCCGCCGCCTGGCCGAGCTGTCACCCGCGACGGATCCCGGCGCGCCCCCGGGCCCCGAGAGGCTGCTGGTCGGCTCGTTCGCCGCCCCCGACGTCGTCCTCCTGCTGCGCAGGCTGCCGTCCCTGCCGTCGTGGCTGTTCTGGGAGCAGCTGATCGAGCTCGGCGGGGTCCCGGCAGAGGTGGCCGAGCGCGAGGTGCTCCGACCGGTTCTCGAACCCGCGCTCCGCGCCGACTTCGGCATGCTCGCCGGCTACCGGCACCGTCCGGGACCGCCCCTGCCCACCCCGATCACCGTCCTGTACGGCAGGCGTGACGGCTCGGTGTCACGGGGCGGGCTGCTCGGCTGGCGTAGGCAGAGCGTCTCCAGGCCGTCGCTGCGTGAGCTCGACGCCTCCCACTGGCTGGCCGAGGAGGCCCCCGACCGGCTCGCCGCCGTCATCGCAGAGGAGATCGGATGCGCCTGGGCTACAGCATGA
- a CDS encoding LLM class flavin-dependent oxidoreductase codes for MRLGYSMSYWGGAGLGPADHLTLVHEAERLGYGSVWAAETYGTDPAALMAWIAGRTERIGLGTGVLQMSGRKPVVAAMTAATIDLGKELSLGVFPVQARLPVYLAAMGPETTALAGELADGWLAIHFPPEHLAERTAQLRRGAERAGRSLDGFDVAPMVLTLVDEDEELAFDMMRPMLALYLGGMGSRRTNFYNRLARSLGSGKEAEAVQEAFLGGRQGEAMSLLPDALVDAMTMCGPAGKLRERVAAYREAGATSLIVGLVTPTLRLRLEQLELVAELAA; via the coding sequence ATGCGCCTGGGCTACAGCATGAGCTACTGGGGCGGGGCCGGCCTCGGTCCCGCCGACCATCTCACCCTGGTCCACGAGGCCGAGCGGCTGGGGTACGGCTCGGTGTGGGCGGCCGAGACCTACGGCACCGACCCGGCCGCCCTGATGGCCTGGATCGCCGGCCGTACCGAGCGGATCGGCCTGGGCACCGGGGTGCTGCAGATGTCGGGGCGCAAACCCGTGGTGGCGGCGATGACGGCCGCCACGATCGACCTGGGCAAGGAGCTCTCCCTCGGCGTGTTCCCGGTCCAGGCGCGGCTGCCGGTCTATCTGGCCGCCATGGGCCCGGAGACCACCGCGCTCGCCGGTGAGCTGGCCGACGGCTGGCTGGCGATCCACTTCCCGCCGGAGCACCTGGCCGAGCGTACGGCGCAGCTGCGCCGGGGCGCGGAGCGGGCGGGCCGGAGTCTGGACGGCTTCGACGTCGCCCCGATGGTCCTGACGCTGGTCGACGAGGACGAGGAGCTGGCCTTCGACATGATGCGGCCCATGCTCGCCCTCTACCTGGGCGGCATGGGCTCGCGCCGGACCAATTTCTACAACCGCCTGGCCCGTTCCCTCGGCTCCGGCAAGGAGGCCGAGGCGGTCCAGGAGGCGTTCCTGGGCGGGCGGCAGGGGGAGGCGATGTCCCTGCTCCCGGACGCGCTGGTCGACGCGATGACGATGTGCGGCCCGGCGGGCAAGCTGCGCGAGCGGGTGGCCGCCTACCGCGAGGCGGGGGCGACCAGCTTGATCGTCGGCCTGGTCACCCCCACCCTGCGGCTCCGCCTGGAGCAGCTGGAGCTGGTCGCGGAGCTGGCCGCCTGA
- a CDS encoding DUF4118 domain-containing protein, translated as MPRYLDRDRLALLAALVAPLAVAVVLLTFRAGLPNTSIALILVVIVVAVAANGNRLAGGLAALSAAVWFDFFFTQPYQRFAVTKSVDIQTAVLLLVVGLAVSQLAARARRLQVVAITDADYLARIHDTAELAQSAKEPDTVVDHVTAQLTTLLHLRGCRFEYGSLIGHPPRLEPDGTVVWGRKRWDVDRLGLPNREIELRTFGNGRFYGRFMLDPTPGTIPPLQARLVAVTLADQTGAAFGTVGSG; from the coding sequence ATGCCCCGTTACTTGGACAGAGATCGCCTCGCGCTGCTGGCCGCGCTGGTGGCCCCGCTGGCCGTCGCGGTGGTGCTGCTGACGTTTCGCGCCGGTCTGCCGAACACGAGCATCGCCCTGATCTTGGTCGTGATCGTGGTCGCGGTCGCTGCCAACGGCAACCGTCTGGCCGGCGGACTCGCGGCGCTCTCGGCCGCGGTGTGGTTCGACTTCTTCTTCACCCAGCCCTACCAGCGCTTCGCCGTCACCAAGTCCGTAGACATTCAGACCGCGGTCCTTCTGCTCGTCGTGGGCCTGGCGGTCTCGCAGCTGGCCGCCCGCGCCCGGCGGCTGCAGGTGGTCGCCATCACCGACGCCGACTACCTGGCCCGGATCCACGACACCGCCGAGCTGGCCCAGTCCGCGAAGGAGCCCGACACGGTGGTCGACCACGTCACGGCCCAGCTCACCACTCTGCTGCATTTACGCGGGTGCCGTTTCGAGTACGGCAGCCTGATCGGCCATCCACCCCGGCTCGAACCGGACGGCACTGTGGTCTGGGGCCGCAAACGCTGGGATGTCGACCGGCTGGGCCTGCCCAATCGGGAGATCGAGCTGCGCACGTTCGGCAACGGCCGCTTCTACGGCCGGTTCATGCTCGATCCCACACCGGGAACCATCCCGCCCCTGCAGGCCCGGTTGGTCGCGGTGACGCTGGCCGACCAGACAGGCGCCGCGTTCGGCACCGTCGGCAGCGGCTAA
- a CDS encoding DUF4352 domain-containing protein, producing MTVAAGVIIVITLVGVVVTAVGCGGNCGRDTFGEPVDRSAKNRAIGIGKKVREGSFEFTVTKVTTASSVGDGPLARRARGRFLLVHLTVRNIGGEARIFFGDNQKVSDDKGHEYLADSNAATSDPHSKSLYEEIKPGDKVSGVVAFDVPRDRKVTTIELHESMFSDGVHVPLKF from the coding sequence ATGACGGTCGCGGCCGGAGTGATCATCGTGATCACGCTGGTCGGCGTCGTCGTCACCGCCGTCGGCTGCGGCGGCAACTGCGGCAGGGACACCTTCGGTGAACCGGTGGACAGGTCGGCGAAGAACCGGGCGATCGGCATCGGCAAGAAAGTGCGGGAAGGCTCGTTCGAGTTCACCGTCACCAAGGTCACCACGGCGTCCAGCGTGGGCGACGGCCCCCTCGCCCGTAGAGCCAGAGGAAGGTTCCTCCTCGTGCACCTCACCGTCCGCAACATCGGCGGCGAGGCCCGGATCTTCTTCGGCGACAACCAGAAGGTGTCCGACGACAAGGGACACGAGTACCTGGCCGACAGCAACGCCGCCACCTCCGATCCGCACTCCAAGAGCCTCTACGAGGAGATCAAACCCGGTGACAAGGTCAGCGGCGTGGTCGCCTTCGACGTGCCGAGGGACAGGAAGGTGACGACGATCGAGCTCCACGAGTCGATGTTCTCCGACGGGGTCCACGTGCCCCTGAAGTTCTGA
- a CDS encoding non-ribosomal peptide synthetase, giving the protein MAPEPFPSKSPVPAGWTSGPPRTVPGVPLCDLIAAQAARTPDAPVIRQWDVLLTYRELLSAAGALAVRLRALGVGPETRVGLCARRTPFLPVAALGVMLAGGAYVPLDPGHPRRRLLEVLDDASIPVVVVDGHGRALLDGCGRPLVGPRTGIGDGVGVPEGGLVRPGNAAYVLYTSGSTGRPKGVVVDHASAAAFVSAAVAHFGLDGSCRSIAFSALGFEVSVLDMFAPLTAGGCVQLVPDEDRADPARLQRFLEAHEVTWGFVPPALLPLVDPAGLPHLRDLVTAGEPPGPEQVARWSGGARFHNWYGPTETTVCVVGAELSGVWDRPLPIGRPLGGCRAHVLDGEMRECPVGVAGELYIGGPQVSRGYLGRPGLTAERFVPDPFGGVPGARLYRTGDRVAWREDGRIAFMGRLDRQVKVQGQRVEIGEVESVVRAHPGVLQAVVDAPGELVAYVAPLDGPDLAALREHCAVRLPPYMVPTRVVRVAALPLNASGKVDVEALRAVAGRVVPGGGSGGLAGIWARVLEVPDPVAEDNSFEIGGHSLAIAAVQARLVAAVGREVPIVDLFRHPTIRALAAHLDGGGHTPGLDRAARRLAVRRDRLKDRPQRPN; this is encoded by the coding sequence GTGGCGCCGGAGCCGTTCCCGTCGAAGTCCCCGGTCCCCGCCGGCTGGACGTCCGGCCCGCCCCGTACCGTTCCCGGCGTCCCCCTGTGTGATCTCATCGCCGCCCAGGCCGCGCGCACCCCTGACGCCCCGGTGATCCGCCAGTGGGACGTCCTTCTCACCTACCGCGAGCTGCTGTCCGCCGCCGGCGCGCTGGCCGTACGGCTGCGCGCTCTGGGGGTCGGCCCGGAGACGCGGGTGGGGCTCTGTGCCAGGCGTACGCCGTTTCTGCCTGTCGCCGCGCTCGGCGTCATGCTGGCGGGCGGGGCTTACGTCCCGCTGGATCCGGGGCATCCGCGGCGCAGGTTGCTGGAGGTGCTCGACGACGCGTCGATACCGGTCGTGGTGGTCGACGGGCATGGCCGTGCCCTGCTCGACGGCTGTGGCCGCCCTCTGGTCGGGCCGCGGACGGGGATCGGGGACGGGGTCGGTGTGCCGGAGGGAGGCCTGGTCCGGCCGGGGAACGCGGCTTATGTGCTGTACACCTCGGGGTCGACCGGCCGTCCCAAGGGGGTGGTGGTGGATCATGCCTCCGCGGCGGCGTTCGTGTCGGCGGCGGTGGCTCATTTCGGTCTGGACGGGTCGTGCCGGTCGATCGCGTTCTCGGCGCTGGGGTTCGAGGTCTCGGTGCTGGACATGTTCGCCCCGTTGACGGCGGGCGGGTGCGTGCAGCTCGTGCCCGATGAGGATCGGGCCGATCCGGCGCGGCTGCAGCGGTTCCTGGAGGCGCACGAGGTCACGTGGGGGTTCGTCCCGCCGGCTCTGCTGCCGCTGGTCGATCCGGCGGGGTTGCCGCATCTGCGGGATCTGGTCACGGCGGGTGAGCCGCCCGGCCCGGAGCAGGTGGCCCGCTGGTCGGGGGGTGCGCGTTTCCACAACTGGTACGGGCCGACGGAGACGACGGTGTGCGTGGTCGGCGCGGAGCTGTCGGGGGTGTGGGATCGGCCGTTGCCGATCGGCCGCCCGCTGGGTGGTTGCCGGGCGCATGTGCTGGACGGGGAGATGCGGGAGTGCCCGGTGGGGGTCGCGGGCGAGTTGTACATCGGTGGCCCGCAGGTGAGCCGGGGTTATCTGGGCCGGCCGGGGTTGACGGCGGAGCGGTTCGTGCCGGATCCGTTCGGGGGTGTGCCGGGGGCGCGGCTGTACCGGACGGGGGACCGGGTGGCCTGGCGGGAGGACGGCCGGATCGCGTTCATGGGGCGGCTGGACCGTCAGGTGAAGGTGCAGGGGCAGCGGGTCGAGATCGGCGAGGTCGAGTCGGTGGTCCGGGCTCATCCGGGGGTGTTGCAGGCGGTGGTCGACGCGCCGGGTGAGCTGGTGGCGTATGTCGCCCCGCTGGACGGCCCGGATCTGGCGGCGCTGCGGGAGCACTGCGCGGTGCGGCTTCCGCCGTACATGGTGCCGACCCGGGTGGTGCGGGTCGCGGCTCTGCCGTTGAACGCGTCGGGCAAGGTCGATGTCGAGGCGCTGCGGGCGGTGGCGGGGCGGGTGGTGCCGGGCGGGGGTTCCGGGGGGTTGGCGGGGATCTGGGCGCGGGTGCTGGAGGTTCCCGATCCGGTCGCGGAGGACAACTCCTTCGAGATCGGCGGTCATTCGCTGGCGATCGCCGCGGTGCAGGCGCGGCTGGTCGCGGCGGTGGGCCGGGAGGTTCCCATCGTGGACCTGTTCCGCCATCCGACGATCCGCGCCCTGGCGGCGCATCTCGACGGTGGAGGCCACACCCCCGGCCTCGACCGTGCGGCCCGCCGTCTCGCCGTGCGGCGGGACCGGCTGAAGGACCGCCCCCAGAGACCGAACTGA
- a CDS encoding GNAT family N-acetyltransferase gives MLREWGDGDLAAMVGLFDDPDVAYWTPLVSPFDLGAARVYLKRARERRAAGLRVQLAITADGGEPLGEVMLMLSGVGLDVAEIGYIVGAAHRGRGLAGRAVRVMTDFARGTVGVARLLLEIEAGNAASAAVARAAGYRLTEAPPILAEEKGRSVALRTWEWL, from the coding sequence GTGTTGCGGGAGTGGGGCGACGGTGATCTCGCGGCGATGGTGGGGTTGTTCGACGATCCGGATGTGGCGTATTGGACGCCGTTGGTCTCGCCGTTCGATCTGGGTGCGGCGCGGGTTTATCTGAAGCGGGCGCGGGAGCGGCGGGCGGCGGGGTTGCGGGTTCAGTTGGCGATCACGGCCGATGGGGGTGAGCCTCTGGGTGAGGTGATGCTCATGTTGTCGGGGGTGGGCCTGGATGTGGCGGAGATCGGTTACATCGTGGGGGCGGCGCATCGGGGGCGGGGGTTGGCGGGCCGGGCGGTGCGGGTGATGACGGATTTCGCGCGTGGCACGGTGGGGGTCGCCCGTCTGTTGCTGGAGATCGAGGCGGGTAATGCGGCGAGTGCGGCGGTGGCGCGTGCGGCGGGGTATCGGTTGACGGAAGCGCCGCCGATTCTGGCGGAGGAGAAGGGGCGTTCGGTGGCTCTGCGGACGTGGGAGTGGCTGTAG
- a CDS encoding ANTAR domain-containing response regulator — protein sequence MSTQRRVVIAEDEALIRLDLKEMLEEDGYAVVGEAGDGETAVKLAVEHRPDLVILDVKMPILDGISAAEQIVSQRIAPCLILTAFSQRDLVERARDAGAMAYLVKPFTKSDLVPAIEMAVSRHEEVAALEREVGSLSERLETRKLVERAKGRLMEQHGWSEPQAFRWIQKASMDRRLSMRQVAQVVVDGTPGPVGSEGSGEV from the coding sequence GTGAGTACTCAGCGGCGCGTAGTGATCGCGGAAGACGAGGCGCTGATCCGTCTCGATCTCAAGGAGATGCTTGAAGAGGACGGGTACGCCGTCGTCGGTGAGGCCGGGGACGGGGAGACCGCGGTCAAGCTGGCGGTGGAGCACCGGCCGGACCTGGTGATCCTGGATGTGAAGATGCCCATCCTGGACGGAATCTCGGCCGCCGAGCAGATCGTGTCGCAGCGGATCGCGCCGTGTCTGATCCTTACCGCGTTCTCGCAGCGGGATCTGGTGGAGCGGGCCAGGGACGCGGGGGCGATGGCGTATCTGGTGAAGCCGTTCACGAAGTCGGATCTGGTGCCGGCGATCGAGATGGCGGTGAGCCGGCATGAGGAGGTCGCGGCGCTGGAGCGGGAGGTGGGGTCGCTTTCTGAGCGGTTGGAGACGCGGAAGCTGGTGGAGCGGGCGAAGGGGCGGTTGATGGAGCAGCACGGGTGGAGTGAGCCGCAGGCGTTCCGGTGGATTCAGAAGGCGTCGATGGATCGGCGGTTGAGTATGCGTCAGGTGGCGCAGGTGGTGGTGGACGGGACGCCTGGTCCGGTCGGGTCTGAGGGGTCTGGGGAGGTCTGA